A DNA window from uncultured Methanoregula sp. contains the following coding sequences:
- a CDS encoding family 1 encapsulin nanocompartment shell protein — protein sequence MEKTYLGREDAPINDETWKLLDTAMIGAARSQLSGRRLVEIEGPFGFGLKVIPLSDCEIADGIASSPFIPVNLVTSSFFLSKRDLAASGKDGMLLDLDPVASAAMACAAKEDDIIFSGIQNTPGLLGAEGSGSLALSKWDKVGAAADQIISAVTILDDAGFHGPYCMGLAPAQYNLLLRRYPQGDGTELDHIRTILGGEVVKAPVLKKGGVLLASGRQYCSIVIGQDMSIGFNGPAGDAFEFSISESLALLIRAPEAICVLH from the coding sequence ATGGAAAAAACATACCTGGGACGTGAAGACGCCCCCATCAACGATGAAACCTGGAAACTGCTCGACACCGCAATGATTGGTGCAGCCAGGAGCCAGCTCTCCGGGCGGAGGCTTGTGGAGATCGAGGGCCCGTTCGGGTTCGGCCTCAAAGTGATCCCGCTCAGCGACTGCGAGATCGCAGATGGTATCGCAAGCAGCCCGTTCATCCCGGTAAACCTTGTGACAAGTTCGTTCTTCCTCAGCAAGCGGGATCTTGCCGCCAGCGGGAAAGACGGGATGCTTTTGGATCTGGACCCGGTTGCCTCGGCTGCCATGGCCTGTGCAGCAAAAGAGGACGACATCATCTTTTCCGGTATCCAGAACACCCCGGGTCTCCTGGGTGCTGAAGGTTCGGGCTCGCTTGCTCTTTCGAAATGGGACAAGGTCGGTGCTGCAGCGGACCAGATCATCAGTGCCGTGACCATTCTTGACGATGCAGGTTTCCACGGCCCGTACTGCATGGGGCTTGCTCCCGCCCAGTACAATCTTCTCCTGCGTCGGTACCCCCAGGGGGATGGCACCGAACTCGATCATATCCGGACCATTCTTGGAGGCGAGGTCGTGAAGGCCCCGGTCCTGAAAAAAGGAGGCGTCCTGCTCGCGTCCGGCCGCCAGTACTGTTCGATTGTTATCGGCCAGGACATGAGTATCGGGTTCAACGGCCCGGCCGGGGATGCCTTTGAATTCAGCATATCCGAGAGCCTTGCCCTCCTCATACGGGCGCCGGAGGCAATCTGCGTACTTCATTGA
- a CDS encoding DUF2202 domain-containing protein has protein sequence MKKSRLLLIGGAVIVVIVIIAVLATGSGNPAQGIRAGYGQSVGHGQGQGYGTGSGTNYPVLLPNTNPAPLTATESADILFMREEEQLAHDLYVRWFGMYTIPVFSNIASSETLHVDEVRLLMDRYGLPSSRIGNASTGYHDSTIQSLYSTLSQKGDVSLTGAFEAGLAVEERDIADLDRALANTTRADIIQVYSNLRQGSENHKSAFLRQLGR, from the coding sequence ATGAAAAAGTCCAGGCTGTTACTTATCGGAGGGGCCGTCATTGTCGTGATCGTGATAATCGCGGTTCTCGCAACCGGGTCGGGAAATCCCGCACAGGGTATCCGGGCCGGGTATGGGCAATCGGTCGGACATGGACAAGGGCAGGGGTATGGCACAGGTTCGGGGACGAATTATCCGGTCCTGCTTCCCAACACGAATCCAGCTCCCCTTACTGCGACCGAATCCGCCGATATCCTCTTCATGCGTGAGGAAGAACAACTGGCCCACGACCTGTACGTCCGGTGGTTCGGCATGTACACGATCCCGGTCTTCTCAAATATTGCATCCTCGGAGACCCTCCACGTGGATGAAGTCCGGCTGCTCATGGATCGGTACGGGCTGCCCTCCAGCCGGATCGGCAATGCTTCGACCGGTTATCACGATTCCACCATCCAGTCGCTCTACAGCACGCTCTCACAGAAGGGAGATGTATCCCTAACCGGTGCGTTTGAAGCAGGTCTTGCCGTTGAGGAGCGGGATATTGCTGACCTGGACCGGGCGCTTGCAAATACAACCCGGGCTGATATCATCCAGGTCTATTCCAATCTGCGGCAGGGATCTGAGAACCACAAAAGTGCATTCCTCCGCCAGCTGGGCCGGTGA
- a CDS encoding plasma-membrane proton-efflux P-type ATPase: MPEIKETREPDIDYQNTGIDELAGNLGADIKNGLSAVEIKNRLIRYGYNEVAEKKVNPYLGLAKKFWGPTAWMLEAVVVLSFILANYLDLYIIVALLFSNAVLGFFQEQRASNAIDLLKQKLRVNARVLREGKWQQISARDLVPGDVVRVRAGDFVPADVKVVEGQLEVDQAALTGESLTVPKGRSDMLFSGSVVKTGEANAFVILTGARTYFGKTADLIQFARPRLHAEEVISWIVTWLLAIVGMTLAVAFIVSIIAGIPLLTILPLALVLLASSIPVALPAMFTISMAIGSMELVTRGVLVTRLNAAEDAATMDILCSDKTGTITMNRLSVAGIFPVNGMTENDVLMYGALASRKANNDPIDLAFISAASLRNVLPDGFSRRSFIPFNPTTRRTESIVEMDGKTFSVVKGAVAIIADLAGADATVLEQQTREYASKGYRTLAVARGDDENSLTMVGLVALYDMPRTDAKDLIGELRELGVSVKLLTGDALPIAKETARQVGLSDAITTSAEFGKMDTMEPDRASELAETHDGFAEIYPRDKYVIVRSLQRKGHIVGMTGDGVNDAPSLKQAEVGIAVNNATDVAKSAASVVLTGDGLGNIVDLVKAGRMMHQRILTWIFNKVVKTFQIVVFVVAAFLLTGNFIVSVFDVVLLLFVIDFVTLSLATDNVRGSKKPDTWDVSDLVKSSLYLGVLVVLESLATLFIGLGHLGLAKDPESIQTFSFAILFYFGLFTVFVVREREHFWNSCPSKSLFFITLADIIVVTGLISVGIPGLKPIPITDTITIIGLSAFFSFAVNDFIKYYLLRPKNRTM, encoded by the coding sequence ATGCCGGAAATAAAGGAAACCCGAGAGCCGGACATCGATTACCAGAATACAGGAATCGACGAACTGGCCGGAAATCTTGGGGCGGATATCAAAAACGGATTATCTGCGGTCGAGATTAAAAATCGGCTCATACGGTATGGATACAACGAAGTAGCTGAAAAAAAAGTCAACCCGTACCTGGGATTGGCAAAAAAATTCTGGGGTCCGACCGCATGGATGCTGGAGGCTGTTGTAGTCCTCTCCTTCATCCTTGCCAATTATCTCGACCTGTACATTATCGTGGCTTTGTTGTTTTCAAACGCAGTACTCGGATTCTTCCAGGAACAGAGGGCATCGAACGCCATTGACCTCTTAAAACAAAAACTGAGAGTAAATGCCCGGGTTTTACGCGAGGGGAAATGGCAACAGATCTCAGCAAGAGATCTCGTCCCGGGAGATGTTGTAAGAGTACGGGCCGGGGACTTTGTCCCCGCCGATGTGAAGGTGGTGGAGGGGCAGCTCGAAGTTGACCAGGCAGCCCTTACCGGGGAATCGCTCACCGTTCCAAAAGGACGATCTGATATGCTCTTTTCGGGCTCAGTTGTAAAAACCGGTGAAGCGAATGCATTCGTTATTTTAACGGGAGCCAGGACCTATTTTGGAAAAACGGCAGATCTCATCCAGTTCGCACGGCCACGGCTCCATGCCGAGGAGGTGATATCCTGGATCGTAACATGGTTACTGGCAATCGTGGGTATGACCCTGGCAGTTGCATTCATCGTTTCCATAATTGCCGGCATACCACTGTTGACAATTCTCCCGCTTGCCCTGGTGCTCCTGGCCTCTTCTATTCCGGTCGCATTGCCTGCAATGTTCACGATAAGTATGGCAATAGGATCGATGGAACTCGTCACGCGGGGCGTGCTGGTCACCCGTCTCAACGCAGCCGAAGATGCAGCCACGATGGATATCCTTTGCTCGGATAAAACCGGCACAATAACGATGAACAGGCTTTCAGTTGCCGGAATTTTCCCGGTGAACGGGATGACGGAAAATGATGTCCTCATGTACGGCGCTCTGGCATCCCGGAAGGCAAACAACGATCCAATCGATCTCGCGTTCATATCCGCTGCATCCTTAAGAAATGTTCTTCCGGATGGTTTCAGCCGCAGATCTTTTATTCCGTTCAACCCGACAACGAGGAGGACCGAATCGATTGTAGAGATGGATGGAAAGACATTCAGCGTTGTGAAGGGAGCCGTTGCCATCATCGCGGATCTCGCCGGCGCTGATGCCACTGTGCTCGAACAGCAGACCCGCGAATATGCATCGAAAGGTTACAGGACGCTTGCGGTGGCCAGGGGTGATGATGAAAACAGCTTAACGATGGTCGGGCTTGTTGCCCTTTACGATATGCCAAGAACCGATGCAAAAGATCTGATCGGGGAGCTCCGGGAACTCGGGGTATCGGTAAAGCTGCTTACCGGCGATGCCCTTCCGATAGCTAAGGAGACTGCAAGGCAGGTCGGTCTTTCCGATGCAATAACCACTTCGGCTGAATTCGGGAAGATGGATACGATGGAGCCGGACAGGGCTTCAGAACTTGCGGAAACGCATGATGGTTTTGCGGAAATATATCCCCGGGACAAATACGTGATCGTCAGGAGTCTGCAGAGAAAGGGTCATATTGTGGGAATGACCGGGGATGGCGTCAACGATGCGCCTTCATTAAAACAGGCCGAGGTAGGGATCGCGGTAAACAATGCAACGGATGTTGCAAAAAGTGCTGCGAGTGTTGTTCTGACCGGCGACGGATTGGGGAATATTGTAGACCTGGTCAAAGCCGGGCGGATGATGCACCAGAGGATCCTGACCTGGATCTTCAACAAAGTCGTCAAGACATTCCAGATAGTGGTTTTTGTCGTAGCCGCGTTTCTGCTGACAGGCAATTTCATAGTATCGGTATTCGACGTAGTACTTTTGCTCTTTGTTATCGATTTCGTAACGCTTTCGCTGGCAACCGATAATGTCAGGGGGTCAAAAAAACCGGATACGTGGGATGTCTCGGATCTTGTGAAATCCTCACTGTACCTCGGTGTGCTGGTTGTTCTGGAGTCGCTTGCCACCCTCTTCATCGGACTTGGACATCTTGGCCTTGCAAAAGACCCCGAATCCATACAGACGTTCTCTTTTGCCATACTCTTCTACTTTGGATTGTTCACGGTTTTCGTGGTCAGGGAACGGGAACATTTCTGGAACTCCTGCCCGAGCAAATCCCTTTTCTTCATAACGCTGGCCGATATAATCGTAGTGACCGGGCTTATCTCGGTCGGGATTCCCGGGCTCAAACCGATTCCGATAACCGATACGATAACCATCATCGGGCTGTCGGCATTCTTCTCGTTTGCAGTGAATGACTTCATAAAATATTACCTGCTCAGGCCGAAAAACAGGACCATGTAA
- a CDS encoding HEAT repeat domain-containing protein, giving the protein MVSKNKKKAKVPLHDNAGQSQTEIMGTSAKLQEKTVEQLIRELRDPDEIVRSTAAGTLGHRKSEKATKPLILALNDPHVYVRHGAAWALGEIKSESAVDALRQALNDEDEITRGKAAEALGKIQGF; this is encoded by the coding sequence ATGGTCTCAAAAAATAAAAAAAAGGCAAAAGTTCCCCTCCACGATAACGCCGGGCAATCGCAGACTGAAATAATGGGGACATCTGCGAAACTTCAGGAAAAAACCGTTGAACAGTTGATCCGGGAACTGAGGGATCCTGATGAAATTGTCCGGTCCACCGCCGCCGGCACCCTCGGACACCGTAAATCGGAGAAGGCTACAAAGCCGCTGATTCTGGCACTTAACGACCCTCATGTCTACGTCCGGCATGGGGCTGCATGGGCGCTCGGTGAGATAAAATCCGAATCGGCAGTCGATGCGCTCCGGCAGGCATTGAATGACGAGGACGAAATCACCCGGGGGAAAGCCGCTGAAGCATTGGGAAAGATCCAGGGATTCTGA
- a CDS encoding ferredoxin — protein sequence MPARNFFTEDPDDHFSRVCEKFRSAGKTAEGIAPEDLNTCVNGASDSCPVQIIKVEES from the coding sequence ATACCTGCCCGGAATTTTTTTACAGAGGATCCGGACGATCATTTCAGCCGGGTTTGTGAAAAATTCCGGTCAGCGGGAAAGACAGCCGAAGGCATTGCCCCGGAGGATCTGAATACCTGCGTGAACGGTGCTTCGGATAGCTGTCCTGTACAGATCATCAAAGTTGAAGAATCGTAA
- a CDS encoding PAS domain-containing sensor histidine kinase encodes MSIIGRFARACGILATAIGCLGLSGWIFSSRTLTGVRADYIPMAPNTAVIVILLGISLCLLAAWPTHRTIRILVAWFAGFGILISVLTLAGSITGFDTGVDSLFISSSGNLGMIPVGHMSPVTAICFLFACTAIFLFLASRTDHTALLGTAVAGISGILLIGYWYGAPLLYGGTVIPVALTTAAALGILGLGLIAAAGPARWPLSGISGTSTRSKLLRGLLPVILIVVLVGNWIDVMILGTIDSRGVLISAIAVIVTAAAVSLVISYVSREIGDEIDQADNERRKAERALRESEERLKFALEGSNDGIWDIRMDTGTTYISPRGWEILGYQPGEQPEVAPEWRDLINPEDMAATSAALTAYIENQSPVFDVEQRLKTRTGDWKWIRARGKAVARDAAGKPLRMTGTYTDISGWKEAEVQREKFIGKLGEKNAELERFTYTVSHDLKSPLLTIKWYAGLLEDDAKRGDPSQLKKDLRRITDAADRMLELLAEVLRLSRIGRVVSPPERISFGTIAEEAAGVLAGTLTERGIMIEIAPDLPMVNVDHARIREVLVNLIENAVRVVTDRPDPVIRIGADMSGTIPVFFVQDNGIGIDPRYLDRIFNLFEKLDPLSPGTGVGLAIVKRIIEVHGGKIWAESEGEGKGTTIRFTLPGSPGTEE; translated from the coding sequence ATGAGCATCATCGGGCGGTTCGCGCGTGCCTGCGGGATCCTTGCCACGGCCATAGGGTGCCTGGGGCTTTCCGGCTGGATCTTCAGCTCGCGGACCCTGACCGGCGTGCGGGCGGATTACATCCCCATGGCGCCCAACACGGCTGTCATCGTTATCCTGCTTGGGATCTCGCTCTGTCTCCTTGCTGCATGGCCGACGCACCGCACAATCCGGATCCTTGTTGCATGGTTTGCCGGGTTCGGCATCCTGATTTCAGTCCTGACCCTTGCCGGCAGTATCACCGGGTTTGATACCGGTGTGGATTCCCTGTTCATCAGCTCGTCGGGGAATCTCGGGATGATACCGGTCGGACACATGTCCCCCGTGACCGCGATCTGTTTTCTCTTCGCGTGCACCGCCATATTCCTGTTTCTTGCCAGCAGGACCGATCACACGGCACTCCTGGGCACCGCGGTGGCAGGTATCTCCGGAATCCTTCTCATAGGGTACTGGTACGGCGCTCCCCTGCTCTACGGGGGAACGGTGATACCTGTCGCATTGACCACCGCAGCAGCACTCGGGATACTGGGCCTCGGGCTTATTGCTGCTGCAGGTCCTGCACGCTGGCCGCTGTCCGGCATATCCGGCACGTCGACCCGCTCAAAACTGCTCCGCGGGCTCCTGCCGGTCATCCTCATTGTGGTCCTGGTCGGGAACTGGATCGATGTGATGATTCTGGGAACCATCGACAGCAGGGGTGTTCTCATCTCGGCAATCGCAGTCATCGTCACGGCGGCGGCAGTATCCCTTGTCATATCCTATGTATCCCGTGAAATCGGGGATGAGATTGACCAGGCCGATAACGAACGAAGAAAAGCAGAACGGGCACTGCGCGAGAGCGAGGAGCGGCTGAAATTTGCGCTTGAAGGATCGAACGACGGGATCTGGGATATCCGGATGGATACCGGGACTACCTACATCAGCCCGCGGGGCTGGGAGATCCTTGGTTATCAGCCCGGTGAACAGCCGGAAGTTGCACCGGAATGGAGAGATCTTATCAATCCGGAGGATATGGCAGCCACCAGTGCCGCTCTCACGGCATATATCGAAAACCAGTCACCCGTCTTTGATGTGGAGCAGCGGTTAAAAACCAGGACCGGCGACTGGAAATGGATCCGGGCAAGGGGAAAGGCGGTGGCCCGGGATGCAGCGGGAAAACCCCTGCGGATGACCGGGACGTATACCGACATCTCCGGATGGAAGGAAGCTGAAGTGCAGCGGGAGAAGTTCATCGGGAAACTGGGAGAGAAGAATGCCGAGCTCGAACGGTTCACGTACACGGTCTCCCACGATCTCAAGAGCCCGCTCCTTACGATTAAATGGTATGCCGGACTTCTGGAAGACGATGCAAAGAGAGGCGATCCTTCTCAGCTGAAAAAGGATCTCCGCCGGATCACCGACGCTGCCGACAGGATGCTGGAGCTGCTTGCGGAGGTGCTCAGGCTTTCAAGGATCGGGAGAGTGGTCTCTCCTCCGGAACGGATCTCCTTTGGCACTATTGCCGAAGAAGCGGCAGGTGTCCTTGCCGGAACGCTAACCGAGCGGGGTATTATGATCGAGATTGCACCCGATCTGCCCATGGTCAATGTCGATCATGCCCGTATCCGGGAAGTCCTGGTCAATCTTATTGAGAATGCGGTCAGGGTCGTGACAGACCGGCCGGATCCGGTGATCCGGATTGGTGCCGACATGAGCGGGACGATCCCGGTCTTCTTTGTGCAGGACAACGGTATCGGGATCGATCCCCGGTACCTGGACAGGATATTCAACCTGTTCGAGAAGCTGGACCCGTTATCCCCCGGCACCGGTGTAGGTCTTGCGATCGTGAAGCGTATCATCGAAGTGCATGGCGGGAAAATATGGGCGGAGTCGGAGGGTGAAGGAAAGGGTACAACAATCCGGTTCACCTTACCGGGATCCCCGGGAACAGAGGAGTAA
- a CDS encoding isochorismatase family protein — protein MSNPKDGKLELLSDKNSALVLVDYQPTMFAGVASGDKTIIRNAAYCSAKAASILNVPVVLSTINPQHNGNFLVDVTKLFPGQEVYARSVPSFDAFEDEKTYAAFRRTGRKKMVVSGLWTSMCFAYTALHAIRDGYEVYGLMDAAGDSTPDAHKYGIERMLQAGVIPITVESLISEWMHDWNNPKAMELVKEVYSRYGYMIGLQ, from the coding sequence ATGTCAAACCCAAAAGACGGAAAACTGGAACTGCTGAGCGATAAGAACAGTGCGCTTGTGCTTGTGGACTACCAGCCCACGATGTTTGCCGGCGTTGCTTCCGGGGACAAGACGATCATCCGGAACGCGGCCTATTGTTCTGCAAAGGCCGCAAGTATCCTGAACGTGCCGGTCGTGCTCTCGACCATCAACCCGCAGCACAATGGGAATTTCCTTGTTGATGTTACAAAATTATTCCCCGGCCAGGAAGTGTATGCCCGCAGTGTTCCGAGTTTCGATGCATTCGAAGATGAGAAGACGTATGCCGCGTTCAGAAGAACCGGCCGGAAGAAGATGGTGGTCTCCGGATTGTGGACGAGCATGTGTTTTGCCTATACCGCCCTTCACGCGATCCGTGACGGTTACGAGGTGTACGGGCTTATGGATGCTGCGGGAGATTCCACACCCGATGCCCACAAGTACGGCATCGAACGGATGCTGCAGGCCGGGGTTATTCCCATCACGGTCGAATCCCTGATCTCGGAATGGATGCACGACTGGAACAACCCGAAGGCCATGGAGCTGGTAAAGGAAGTGTATTCCCGCTATGGCTATATGATCGGGCTGCAGTAG
- a CDS encoding winged helix-turn-helix domain-containing protein produces MTSLPPLSETVLKILKREGALTHKELVKKSKRSPRTVRYALKRLKENELIIEKMNMRDMRQIIYLDRRSCPQKTRMEESFSGSYPGLRIPTSAE; encoded by the coding sequence ATGACCTCATTACCGCCATTATCAGAGACCGTGCTCAAAATCTTAAAAAGGGAAGGCGCACTGACCCACAAGGAGCTGGTGAAAAAATCCAAGCGTTCCCCGAGAACCGTGCGGTATGCCTTAAAGCGGCTCAAGGAGAACGAGCTGATAATCGAGAAGATGAACATGCGCGACATGCGCCAGATCATCTACCTGGACCGGAGATCCTGCCCCCAGAAGACCCGGATGGAAGAGAGTTTTTCGGGAAGTTACCCGGGACTGAGGATTCCCACATCGGCTGAATGA
- a CDS encoding PAS domain S-box protein codes for MDRSLIPNLQKRPALLAFIISAISAVVLFLNGCALTGGITYVLPHLFYIPIILAAYFFPRRGVLFACALSALYCCMVIVISPAFGELLSAGGRVVMFVLIAAVVSFLTLRMQESELQFRGVAERSSDIILLTDSDGKAVYVSPSVRKNLGYDPAEITGRMPRSFIHPDDIGLIQDAARHIALDSALEVIILRMRKKDGDYAVIEFSGSPIIHAGHIAGIQVIGRDITERRKVQEALRESEEKYRMLADYTYDWEYWVSPDETILYTTPSCERITGYSWQDFAKDKDLVKKILHPDDLHALDHHLSQGPAKEPSGSLDFRIIHRNGDIRWIGHVCQPIYNANGEFVGRRVSNRDITARKRMEYDLRDANRRLSDIIGFLPDPTMVIDSNGNIVAWNHVMEKLTGIPAASLLGKGDYAYAFWFYGRSRPVLIDLVLHDDMDGIARYYPNYHRNGHTILAEIETVRPDGSRFDFWITATPLFNHNGEKVGAIESLRDVTHEKSIARAWRESKHYLDAIINTISDPVFVKDRTYRFVTLNNGFCRFVGHTREELLGKTDYDFFSKEESDVYRRNDEIVFSTKEVNENEETLTDAKGNRHTIVTKKSVYTSGDGEEFLVGIIRDISERKQMETALKEANKKLNLLSSITRHDIRNQLLTLTAYLELSKETLGDAARTMEYIAKEERAATAIERQIVFTREYQDLGVSAPSWQNLSACLKSAIAALPLRDVRVVDEIEGFEIYADPLFEKVFYNLIDNALRYGGPAMTTIRFGLQKSGQDLVITVDDDGVGITPEDKKQLFERGFGHHTGLGLFLSREILSITGITISETGEPGRGARFEIVVPGGTWLPSRTA; via the coding sequence ATGGATCGTTCTCTCATCCCGAACCTGCAGAAAAGACCGGCCCTGCTTGCGTTCATCATCTCTGCCATATCTGCTGTCGTCCTGTTCCTCAACGGCTGCGCACTCACCGGCGGGATCACCTATGTTCTTCCGCATCTCTTCTATATCCCCATCATCCTCGCGGCGTACTTCTTCCCCCGGAGGGGAGTACTCTTCGCATGCGCCCTCTCGGCGCTGTACTGCTGCATGGTAATCGTCATCAGCCCGGCCTTCGGAGAGCTCCTGTCTGCGGGAGGACGGGTGGTGATGTTTGTCCTGATTGCAGCGGTTGTCTCGTTCCTTACCCTGCGGATGCAGGAGAGCGAGCTGCAGTTCCGGGGCGTGGCCGAACGCAGCTCCGATATCATCCTGCTCACGGACTCGGATGGAAAAGCGGTGTATGTCTCACCGTCGGTCCGGAAAAACCTGGGGTACGATCCTGCGGAAATTACCGGCCGGATGCCCCGGTCCTTCATTCACCCGGATGATATCGGATTGATCCAGGATGCTGCCCGGCATATTGCTCTTGATTCCGCTCTTGAAGTGATCATCCTTCGGATGAGAAAGAAAGACGGGGATTATGCCGTCATCGAATTCTCGGGATCCCCCATCATCCATGCCGGGCACATAGCCGGCATCCAGGTGATCGGGCGGGACATCACGGAGCGCAGGAAGGTACAGGAGGCCCTTCGCGAGAGCGAGGAAAAATACCGGATGCTTGCGGACTATACCTATGACTGGGAATACTGGGTATCCCCCGACGAGACCATCCTCTATACCACGCCATCCTGCGAACGGATCACCGGTTACTCCTGGCAGGATTTTGCAAAGGACAAGGATCTGGTAAAAAAGATCCTGCATCCCGATGATCTCCATGCACTCGATCACCACCTGTCGCAGGGGCCGGCAAAAGAACCGTCCGGTTCTTTGGATTTCCGGATCATTCACCGGAACGGCGATATCCGCTGGATCGGCCATGTCTGTCAGCCGATCTATAATGCGAACGGGGAATTTGTCGGCAGGCGGGTCAGCAACCGGGACATCACGGCCCGCAAACGCATGGAATACGATCTGCGGGATGCCAACCGGCGGCTCTCCGATATCATCGGTTTTCTTCCCGATCCTACGATGGTCATCGATAGCAATGGAAATATCGTGGCCTGGAACCATGTCATGGAGAAACTGACCGGGATCCCTGCGGCATCCCTGCTGGGTAAAGGAGATTACGCCTACGCGTTCTGGTTCTATGGAAGATCCCGGCCGGTCCTGATAGACCTGGTGCTCCACGATGATATGGACGGGATCGCGAGATACTACCCGAATTATCACCGGAACGGGCACACCATCCTTGCCGAGATCGAGACCGTGCGGCCGGATGGTTCCCGGTTCGACTTCTGGATCACGGCAACACCCCTCTTCAACCATAACGGCGAGAAAGTCGGGGCAATCGAATCGCTCCGGGATGTTACTCATGAAAAATCCATAGCCCGGGCATGGCGGGAATCGAAGCACTATCTCGATGCCATCATCAATACGATCTCCGACCCCGTATTTGTCAAGGATCGCACCTACCGGTTTGTGACCCTGAACAACGGATTCTGCCGGTTCGTGGGCCATACAAGGGAAGAGCTCCTGGGAAAGACCGATTACGATTTCTTCTCAAAAGAGGAGTCGGACGTTTACCGCAGGAACGACGAGATTGTATTCAGTACAAAGGAAGTAAACGAGAATGAGGAGACCCTGACCGATGCAAAGGGAAACCGGCACACCATCGTCACCAAGAAATCCGTGTACACGAGCGGGGATGGCGAGGAGTTCCTGGTTGGAATTATCAGGGATATCTCCGAGCGCAAACAGATGGAGACGGCACTCAAGGAAGCCAACAAGAAGCTCAACCTTCTCTCCAGCATCACGCGGCACGATATCCGCAACCAGCTGCTCACCCTGACTGCATACCTGGAGCTCTCCAAAGAGACGCTCGGCGATGCGGCCCGGACCATGGAATATATTGCCAAGGAGGAGCGGGCTGCAACCGCCATCGAACGGCAGATCGTCTTTACCAGGGAGTACCAGGATCTCGGCGTCAGTGCGCCGTCATGGCAGAATCTGTCCGCCTGCCTCAAATCTGCCATTGCAGCCCTCCCTCTCCGTGATGTCCGGGTCGTGGACGAGATCGAAGGGTTTGAGATTTACGCAGATCCGCTGTTTGAAAAAGTGTTCTACAATCTCATCGACAATGCTCTCCGGTACGGGGGCCCGGCCATGACCACGATCCGGTTCGGCCTCCAAAAATCCGGGCAGGATCTGGTGATCACGGTCGATGATGACGGGGTCGGCATAACTCCTGAAGACAAGAAACAGCTGTTCGAACGCGGGTTCGGGCATCATACCGGCCTGGGTCTCTTCCTCTCCCGCGAGATCCTCTCGATTACCGGTATAACGATCTCCGAGACCGGGGAACCGGGCAGGGGAGCCCGGTTTGAGATTGTTGTGCCGGGCGGAACCTGGCTGCCGTCCCGCACGGCATGA
- a CDS encoding winged helix-turn-helix transcriptional regulator — MKFGIFVLAILMLALVALPLAPYSGSSGSVVQSADPPGEFHAYRNGPGMASLMSDGRSGMMRGPGATMPASRACPFNEPPAGSQVQQELRRDPFDWNTPARTIRFQAYRRLSGKNILEHEKRQLIYTTILMNPGIEIPLLSSLTGINLHTLRYHLGYLMSMNKIACIEQGGGYHFFENHGRYGQDEQQRILYSRYPTTSRILSVIGANPGITRGGLAGELGLAGPSVTRWTRQLIANGVVTEVRDGRRVHYYPVEVPPGSTGANA; from the coding sequence ATGAAATTTGGGATCTTCGTACTTGCAATTCTCATGCTTGCACTCGTTGCACTGCCACTTGCTCCCTACAGCGGCAGCTCCGGATCCGTGGTGCAATCCGCAGATCCCCCCGGGGAATTCCACGCATACCGGAACGGGCCGGGGATGGCCTCCCTGATGTCCGATGGCCGGAGCGGCATGATGCGGGGGCCCGGCGCTACGATGCCCGCATCCCGAGCCTGCCCTTTCAACGAACCCCCCGCAGGATCGCAGGTCCAGCAGGAACTCCGGCGCGATCCTTTTGACTGGAATACCCCGGCCCGTACGATCCGGTTCCAGGCATACCGGCGGCTGTCGGGAAAGAACATTCTCGAACACGAAAAGAGGCAGCTCATTTATACCACGATCCTCATGAATCCCGGCATTGAGATCCCACTCCTCTCCTCCCTGACCGGGATCAATCTCCATACCCTGCGTTATCACCTGGGATACCTGATGAGCATGAACAAGATCGCCTGCATTGAACAGGGCGGGGGGTATCATTTCTTCGAGAATCACGGCAGGTACGGCCAGGATGAGCAGCAGCGGATTCTTTACAGCCGGTATCCGACAACCAGCCGGATCCTGTCCGTTATCGGGGCAAATCCCGGTATTACACGAGGGGGACTTGCCGGTGAACTGGGTCTTGCCGGGCCTTCGGTTACCCGCTGGACCCGGCAGCTGATTGCAAATGGAGTGGTTACCGAAGTGAGGGACGGCAGGCGGGTTCACTATTACCCTGTGGAAGTGCCGCCAGGCAGTACCGGTGCAAACGCATGA